A single Tenacibaculum sp. 190524A02b DNA region contains:
- a CDS encoding PKD domain-containing protein produces MTNKLKLFVAILVTFIGGSYAQKVDRCGAHLTPKELLIYKKSIENFKQKRKEGIFRKRNTTYKIPVVFHILHNGEGDGPNNKNEISKETMACKIANAIEVANKDFRGEYPEFNTTDPRFDAVKDKMDNIEFILATEDPDGNLLDTPGMNWKADGELISWGYDKRITDDPWWWGKNGKYYLQVFIVHYPNENGKWNQSGHAFLPNGPHEKTYPRIVFNWRYIGAYDSCGGGSGVNGAGIYAGPNFEKVFTHEIGHFFGLNHVFPARDADGNAVCGDGDGLADTPNTPGQEGCTRDKLNDCGVYANLENHMDYNTSCQNMFTKDQVALMNYWLEDTSEVMHPRGLLWQESNLMATGIIPATPVAKIKSNVDAICSGQSIQFEDVSTGIPTTREWTFEGGSPATSSSLAPVVAYNTSGKYKVTLKVTNSLGKDIKEYVDYVYVDQSKTTDFSESFAGVFPPKGWSISNPDNELAWEKRADIGNGDNSCMIMNNAENDKVGAEDFIRMPYFDFTSAAKAELYFDVAYTKFDNDSPDALKVEVSTDCGATWVEVYSKTHTELETLEVPTSASNDWVPSKEEHWRKEIVDLSAYDGESKITIRFKNVSGFGTRIWIDNVKLSMKNNVAPVVDFYANKRSTICDALTTTFQDVSSGQPTSWQWEFPGGTPATSTAEKPEVTYSQQGAYNVKLTVTNAYGTSTATKSNFIVIQIPEKNSFNQGFSGSFPPEGWQIINPDSGLQFEKRNDVGNGDNSCMIMNNADNETVGELDEIIMYPIDLTKGNTMFTFDVAYTKYNHFKPEFNVDSPDKLKVMMSKDCGVTWLTVYDKTHHDLQTVEVLDNPDTSSNEPNDWVPTNASDWRKEHVLLDEYKGEKNVLIKFVNESGYGTRIWIDNVKVEFDSKQVPNSDFKLEKENICLDIPVSFKDISTGSPTTWAWIFEGGSPATSNEKNPKVTYSTTGKYRVQLIATNQYGEGSTQIKEEFVTINEKTELPYSENFEGDFPIEGWHIINTDNDDILWEKRTDVGNGDTSCLVINNADNEKDKVDELILKPFDFSGGENQALAFDLAYTKYNSSIPDNNVDSPDNLIILVSKDCGENWTEVYNKTHHDLQTIEVLDNPDTDSNEPNDWVPTKANHWRREVVDLKSYTGNPSVLVKFKNISGFGTRIWIDNLAINEDKINDVEYCESAGNRIKYEWIAGVTVGNFTHTTDAAKYLDLTKTVAAIPLVAGESTSMTLTPGYLNSKYKEFFKVWVDYNKNGTFENSEVLFDSGSAIPNAQTKTVTVPANIQNGKTRMRVSMAYNRAPKPCGSVGDGAVQDYTVSISTNASRLRELKEGSSLGTSFKMYPNPVSNELTLDLGEKTDGLSIKVFDVTGKLIKTSKSSSLNGVMKLNVGGFKNGVYILQINNGKKIDKKVFIKE; encoded by the coding sequence AAAAATGAAATCAGTAAGGAAACTATGGCTTGTAAAATAGCCAATGCTATTGAGGTGGCTAATAAAGATTTTCGAGGAGAGTATCCAGAATTTAACACAACAGATCCTAGGTTTGATGCAGTTAAAGATAAAATGGATAATATAGAATTTATTTTAGCTACTGAAGATCCTGATGGAAATTTGTTAGATACTCCAGGAATGAATTGGAAAGCAGATGGAGAATTAATTAGTTGGGGTTATGATAAAAGAATAACAGATGACCCTTGGTGGTGGGGTAAAAATGGAAAATATTATTTACAGGTTTTTATTGTTCATTATCCAAATGAAAATGGTAAATGGAATCAATCCGGACATGCTTTTTTACCAAATGGGCCACATGAAAAAACTTACCCTAGAATAGTATTCAACTGGCGTTACATAGGTGCTTATGACTCTTGTGGAGGAGGAAGTGGAGTTAATGGAGCTGGTATCTATGCCGGGCCAAATTTTGAAAAGGTTTTTACACATGAAATCGGACACTTTTTTGGGTTAAATCATGTTTTTCCAGCTAGAGATGCAGATGGAAATGCAGTTTGTGGAGATGGAGATGGTTTAGCAGATACCCCCAATACACCAGGTCAAGAAGGTTGTACTAGGGATAAACTAAATGATTGTGGGGTATACGCGAATCTTGAAAATCACATGGATTATAATACCTCTTGTCAAAATATGTTTACCAAGGATCAAGTAGCATTAATGAATTATTGGTTGGAAGATACTAGTGAAGTAATGCATCCAAGAGGATTGCTTTGGCAAGAAAGTAATTTAATGGCAACAGGAATAATACCTGCTACACCTGTAGCAAAAATTAAAAGTAATGTTGATGCAATTTGTAGTGGACAAAGTATTCAATTTGAAGACGTGTCAACAGGTATACCTACTACTAGAGAATGGACTTTTGAAGGAGGAAGCCCAGCTACGTCTTCTTCGTTAGCACCGGTTGTAGCTTATAATACATCAGGTAAATATAAAGTAACATTAAAAGTAACAAATAGTTTAGGAAAAGATATAAAGGAGTATGTTGATTATGTGTATGTAGATCAATCAAAAACAACTGATTTTTCTGAGAGTTTTGCAGGAGTATTTCCTCCTAAAGGTTGGAGTATTTCTAATCCAGATAATGAATTGGCTTGGGAAAAAAGAGCAGATATTGGAAATGGAGATAATTCATGTATGATTATGAACAATGCAGAGAATGATAAAGTTGGAGCAGAAGACTTTATTCGTATGCCATATTTTGATTTCACTAGTGCGGCTAAAGCTGAGTTGTATTTTGATGTTGCGTATACAAAATTTGATAATGATAGTCCAGATGCACTAAAAGTTGAAGTTTCTACGGATTGTGGAGCGACCTGGGTAGAGGTTTATAGTAAAACACATACTGAGTTAGAAACGTTAGAAGTACCAACTAGTGCATCAAATGATTGGGTTCCCTCTAAAGAGGAGCATTGGAGAAAAGAAATTGTAGATTTAAGTGCCTATGATGGTGAATCAAAAATCACTATAAGATTTAAAAATGTATCAGGTTTTGGAACCCGTATATGGATAGATAATGTAAAATTATCAATGAAAAATAATGTAGCACCAGTTGTAGATTTTTATGCAAATAAAAGAAGTACAATATGTGATGCATTAACAACTACATTTCAAGATGTTTCTTCTGGGCAACCTACTTCATGGCAATGGGAATTTCCTGGAGGAACACCAGCTACTTCAACTGCAGAAAAGCCAGAAGTTACCTATAGTCAGCAAGGAGCTTATAATGTGAAGTTAACGGTAACAAACGCCTATGGAACAAGTACAGCTACTAAGTCTAACTTTATAGTAATTCAGATTCCTGAGAAGAATTCATTTAATCAAGGTTTTTCGGGAAGTTTCCCGCCAGAAGGATGGCAGATAATTAATCCTGATAGTGGATTACAATTTGAAAAACGTAATGATGTAGGTAACGGAGATAATTCTTGTATGATAATGAATAATGCAGATAACGAAACAGTAGGTGAGTTGGATGAAATTATTATGTATCCTATAGATTTAACAAAAGGAAATACAATGTTTACATTTGACGTAGCATATACTAAATACAATCATTTTAAGCCGGAGTTTAATGTAGATAGTCCAGATAAACTAAAAGTTATGATGTCTAAAGATTGTGGTGTAACTTGGTTAACAGTGTATGACAAAACACATCATGACCTGCAAACTGTTGAGGTATTAGATAACCCGGATACTTCTAGCAACGAGCCAAACGACTGGGTTCCTACAAATGCTTCAGATTGGAGAAAAGAACACGTACTATTAGATGAATATAAAGGAGAGAAAAACGTATTAATTAAATTTGTTAATGAATCAGGATATGGAACCCGTATTTGGATTGACAATGTAAAAGTAGAATTTGATAGTAAGCAAGTACCAAATTCAGATTTTAAATTAGAGAAGGAGAACATTTGTTTAGATATACCTGTTAGTTTTAAAGATATATCAACAGGCTCACCAACTACTTGGGCTTGGATATTTGAAGGAGGGTCTCCAGCTACATCAAATGAAAAGAACCCTAAAGTAACTTATAGTACTACTGGTAAGTACCGTGTACAGTTAATTGCAACTAATCAATATGGAGAAGGTTCAACGCAAATAAAGGAAGAATTTGTAACAATTAACGAAAAAACAGAATTGCCATATAGTGAGAATTTTGAAGGAGACTTTCCTATTGAAGGATGGCATATTATTAATACTGATAATGATGATATTCTATGGGAAAAAAGAACAGATGTAGGTAATGGAGATACTTCTTGTTTAGTAATTAATAATGCAGATAATGAAAAAGACAAAGTTGATGAATTGATATTGAAACCTTTTGACTTTTCTGGAGGCGAGAATCAGGCTTTAGCTTTTGATTTGGCGTATACAAAATATAACAGTTCAATTCCAGATAATAATGTAGATAGTCCTGATAATTTAATTATTCTAGTCTCAAAAGACTGTGGAGAGAATTGGACAGAGGTATACAATAAAACACATCATGATTTACAAACAATAGAAGTACTTGATAATCCAGATACAGATAGTAACGAACCAAATGATTGGGTTCCTACAAAAGCAAATCATTGGAGAAGAGAGGTAGTGGATTTAAAAAGCTATACAGGGAATCCTAGTGTTTTAGTAAAATTTAAAAATATATCAGGATTTGGAACGCGTATATGGATTGATAATCTAGCAATAAATGAGGACAAAATTAATGATGTAGAGTATTGTGAGTCTGCAGGAAATAGAATTAAATATGAATGGATAGCAGGTGTTACCGTAGGGAATTTTACGCATACAACAGATGCGGCAAAATATTTAGATTTGACAAAGACAGTAGCGGCTATTCCATTGGTAGCGGGAGAAAGTACATCAATGACGTTGACACCGGGTTATTTGAATTCAAAATATAAAGAATTTTTTAAGGTTTGGGTAGATTATAATAAAAATGGAACTTTTGAGAATTCTGAAGTATTATTTGATTCAGGAAGTGCTATACCTAATGCGCAAACAAAAACAGTAACAGTGCCAGCTAATATTCAAAATGGAAAGACTAGAATGCGTGTGTCTATGGCGTATAATAGAGCTCCAAAGCCATGTGGTAGTGTAGGAGATGGTGCTGTTCAGGATTATACTGTAAGTATATCAACTAATGCATCAAGACTAAGAGAATTAAAAGAAGGAAGTAGCTTAGGTACATCATTTAAAATGTATCCAAATCCAGTAAGTAATGAGTTGACACTTGATTTAGGTGAAAAAACTGATGGTTTAAGTATTAAAGTTTTTGATGTGACAGGGAAGTTGATAAAAACTTCAAAATCTAGTAGTTTAAATGGAGTAATGAAGTTGAATGTTGGGGGTTTTAAAAACGGAGTTTATATTTTGCAAATTAACAACGGAAAAAAAATAGATAAAAAAGTATTTATCAAAGAATAA